The Miscanthus floridulus cultivar M001 chromosome 17, ASM1932011v1, whole genome shotgun sequence genome has a window encoding:
- the LOC136518228 gene encoding transcription factor WRKY19-like, translated as MDGGYGGEKSALASELAQVLAMVRELEARMDQDPLPAGARELCAELASAVDRSIRIARSCCVDSPASGAGSPRSDGGNATAAQSKRRQGTPCVRRQLRAASVQDAAALDDGLSWRKYGQKDILGAKYPRSYFRCTHRHSQGCLATKHVQRADGDPLLHDVVYHGAHTCAQAAHPSAQQLRQELQLQPGHGHGAHEDQDQGASTPALETECLRAGLLEPTTPYSFASAAAAGAGADFAGCFPLLSPTALDWQLRSSHPAGGMEFETQFEELFTNATEPFQWDLYADN; from the exons ATGgacggcggctacggcggcgaGAAGAGCGCGCTGGCCTCGGAGCTGGCGCAGGTGCTGGCCATGGTCCGGGAGCTGGAGGCGCGCATGGACCAGGACCCGCTCCCGGCGGGCGCGCGGGAGCTCTGCGCCGAGCTGGCGTCGGCCGTTGACAGGTCCATCCGCATCGCCAGGTCCTGCTGCGTCGACTCGCCGGCGTCCGGGGCCGGCAGCCCCCGCAGCGACGGCGGCAATGCCACCGCCGCCCAGTCCAAGAGGAGGCAA GGGACGCCGTGCGTGAGGAGGCAGCTGCGGGCGGCGTCGGTGCAGGACGCGGCGGCGCTGGACGACGGGCTCAGCTGGAGGAAGTACGGGCAGAAGGACATCCTGGGCGCCAAGTACCCCAG GTCCTACTTCCGGTGCACGCACCGCCACTCGCAGGGCTGCCTCGCCACCAAGCACGTGCAGCGCGCCGACGGGGACCCGCTGCTGCACGACGTCGTGTACCACGGCGCGCACACCTGCGCCCAGGCCGCGCACCCCAGCGCCCAGCAGCTGCGgcaggagctgcagctgcagccaGGGCACGGGCACGGCGCCCACGAGGACCAGGACCAGGGAGCCTCCACGCCCGCGCTGGAGACCGAGTGCTTGCGGGCCGGGCTGCTAGAGCCCACGACGCCATACTCGTTCGCCTCCGCGGCtgctgccggcgccggcgccgactTCGCCGGCTGCTTCCCGCTCCTCTCGCCGACGGCCTTGGACTGGCAGCTGAGGAGCAGCCACCCGGCAGGCGGCATGGAGTTCGAGACCCAGTTCGAGGAGCTGTTCACCAATGCAACGGAGCCCTTTCAATGGGACCTGTATGCGGACAATTAG